The Rhododendron vialii isolate Sample 1 chromosome 3a, ASM3025357v1 nucleotide sequence CTTAATTATGAAATGAGTCGAGCCGAGTCAAATCTTGCGTTAACGAGTCACGACTTGCAGCCCCACTGCACAAATCCACAACCCACAATTCAGaatgtgggtgggtgggtgtgcGCGCGCACTCGTTCGTGGCGTAgcatttggggggggggggggggtgtacAAGTAGGGTCGCCTGCACGGCGCCGTATGGGCGCGCAATACGGTACAGGGATACAAAGGCGCGCGTAAGCGAAAGAACggatagaaaacaaaaagagcacAAGaactctctcttcctctctctgaAGCGAACAATGCCGGCAATGGTAGAACCACCGTTTTCAAACCCACTCTTCTCTTCCAAAATCACTCACAATCTCAAATCAGTACACTGTTCATCCCAAGCTCCCAATTTCCTCCCCATCCGCTACAATAGCCGCACCACCACTGCCTGTTCCTGTTCTGCTGAAAATGTTGACCCCGCCCCAGTTCTTCTCCCTCACTCGATAGTTTTCTCGCGGAACCCTAACCTCAGCTCAGATATTTCCAACCGGACCACCAAAGACCGCCGCGAAGTGGTCCGGCTCGCCTGGGAGAAGCTGGTCCGGTGGTCCCGCTCGTGGCGCTCCAAGGCCAAGaccgacgacgttcttgagCGCACTAACAAGGTACACTACTTCTCTACTATCCATTTTTGTATACGTGTTTATGTACGTAAGAACTAAGGATACATGTGTATTTTCTCTATCCCTGGTATTGCTCTTTGCCTTTTAAGTTATTAGCATTGTACTCTATCAATAGTTGGTTCCACGTATTCTTTCATTTGCGATTAATTCCGCTTAATCGCGGGATATTTGTTTTCCGTCTAGTGGGATTTTAAGTTTTGCAAGGGAAGCATGGGAATGCTCTCACCTTTCGGTAGACCTAAGTGAAACAATCTATAGCTCTAAAGAGTCCTAGCGGGGGGTCAATAGGACtaccaataaaaaattaatgcaagcaccaatattaAACTACTAATCAAGTTTCAAGGTATTTCTATCAATTCAGAATTAAAGTGGATAGCAACAAACTAAAGGACAAGTATACAGGGATATACGTGAAAACTACTTAGGGTCAACAGACTGtaagcataaaaccacggcctatTTCTATGTATATTCCATAAATTAGAAGTTCTACAAGAGATGCCAAATTAGGAATTACTTATAAGCCCATTGGAACACCTAACTCCACCTCCAGCTTGATGTAGCACCCCGTGCTCCTTTAGATTTCATGGACACCACGAGAAGTACAAAATCATGCTGGTTAGTAAATAATAATGTGTTCAATCATAACTAAGTTACATTGAATTCATGCAGAGGTtagttttcatattttcttagtttttaaTTTGCCCAACTTGGTAAGCTCTTGTGATCTGCTAGATCCATTGCTGGTTGATTTCATCCAATTGGGCTTACTCTCTTATTGTCTAATTCttcgtcataattttttagaagTAAATCAAATCTTGTCTTAGTTGCAGAACTTTAAGTTGACAGGTAAATTTGGATCTTTTATGGTAGTAATTCCTTTATTTATGCAGGTTATCCACTGAAATAAAGAAACTTTCGATCAGACTTCCGTGGTAATTATGCTTTTACAGTATGTCATATTTTGTATGTTTTGTACTTGCGGTTGTCAGGTGGTGGTACTTGGCGGTGGATCTTTTGGAACAGCAATGGCTGCACATATTGGAAATAGAAAGTCTCATTTAGAAGTTAACATGCTTGTTCGTGATCCTCAAATTTGTCGATCAATTAATGAGAAGCACTGCAATATGTGAGTTCCCTCTCAATTGCATCTCTTGTTTTGCCTCCGCATTCTTGACATCTATGACATACCAGATGAAACTAAACAACATAATCTATAACCTGGTTTTGTCATCTGTAATCTTTTCTAGCAAAAAATCCTGTGACAATATTTCCTAATAAACTCCTTCCCTTTTTGTTTCATGtttgtttcatttttgttgtttttcttaaaccctcttttcattttgctttaCGTATAATGCTTTGTTCTCAGTAAGTACTTCCCAGAACACAAGCTACCAGAAAATGTTGTGGCAACAACCGACGCCAAAGCAGCCTTGCTCAATGCGGATTTTTGCCTCCATGCCATACCAGTGCAGGTCTCTTACTTAGCACACAGTTTACTCAGCTGGTACCTTTAATTCTGAGATCTGTTGGGAACTGGTTCTGGGAATGCTCATGAACCAGATCCTCTTTTATATACTTTGGAACCGATAATGCAGTCTCAACTGGCGGAAAATGGAACCTTTATCCTAGTATAACATTCCAAATGAAACAGAGCAATGCCTTCATGTCATCTCTCTTATTGCAGTTCAGTTCATCTTTTCTAGAAGGAATCGCGGATTGTGTTGATCCAGGCTTGCCATTCATATCCCTCAGTAAAGGGCTAGAGCTCAATACATTAAGGATGATGTCTCAAATAATCCCACGAGCACTGAGGAATCCTCGCCAGCCTTATATTGTATTGTCAGGACCTTCATTTGCACTGGAATTGATGAACAATTTGCCAACAGGTATTTGGCATCTGTATTTAGACAAGTATGCCTTTCGAAAAAGTATTTTCCATCTCATTCATGGTATTAGGTGATTGAATTCCTATTCAATTATTTGTAGCAATGGTGGTGgcatcaaaagacaaaaaactgGCAAAAGCAGCCCAACAGCTTCTAGCTTCTACAAATCTGAGAATCAGCACATCAAGGTAGTGGTTTCCTCAAAATTTTCGACATCTATTTTAAGGCAGGTTTGCACATAGTGTATTTTGGAGTGAAtgatttctcctctctctctctcaaccttgTTTGCGCGCTTGTGGTGCTgcatttttgtttgagattgCTCACAATGTAACTTCTCATATGACAGGGATGTTACAGGGGTTGAAATTGCAGGTGCGCTAAAGAATGTACTTGCAATAGCGGCAGGGATTGTGGAAGGGATGAATCTTGGCAATAATTCTATGGCAGCTCTTGTTGCGCAAGGTTGTTCTGAGATACGGTGGTTAGCAACAAAGGTGACTTTAAGTTACAATTTAGACTTGAGTCAGTGGGGAAGTAGGATTATTTATGGAATCTATAGAATTTACTTAAGCTGTATTTGGATCAAGGTTTTGTGGAGGAATTgggaagggaaaggaaaatttaAGGTATTTCCCTGCGGAGAATTGAAGTTTGTTTCCCTTGCCTTGTCTTTTCTGTCAGAAAATTCCTCTACAAGTCCTATGGCATTATTAGGTGTGGAAGGCATGTCCGTGGCATTTCTAATGTCATAGGATGGCTTAAGCTAATGCTTTCATGCTATCGTTTGTGATAGCCTCTACTCCATCGTGCACCATAGAGGTTTCTTGCTTAAAATCATTTGAAGGAGCTTCCCCTCAACAGCTAATTCTGGACACTGGCCTTGTTTCCTTTGTGGGGACCAAAAATTTCTTTGTTGCTTCAGTTTTGTTGGACTTCAGCTGAATAGTTGTTCCCTACTTCTTCTTGTGCTTGATacaatcatattttttctccCCTCTTTTTCAATGAAGATGGGTGCGAAGTCAACGACAATAACTGGTCTATCAGGAACTGGGGACATCATGCTTACATGTTTCGTCAACCTTTCAAGAAACCGAACGGTTGGAGTTCGTCTTGGATCAGGGGAAAATCTCGATGATATACTAAGATCCATGAATCAGGTCCTTGGAAAATCTCTTTGGCACACTAGTTAGCTCCTTTCCCTTTTCTGGTGGTCACTGAAGTAATTATGTAGGTGGCAGAAGGTGTATCGACTGCAGGAGCTGTGATTGCTTTGGCACAAAAATACAACGTAAAAATGCCAGTTTTGACAGCAGTTGCACGGATCATAGACAATGAACTGACGCCCCAAAAAGCTGTTCGTGAACTGATGAGCCTGCCTCAGGTCATTTCTATATTCCATGCAGTTCATGTTATTGTTTACACATTTGGTACTAATCATCATGCGTAAATGGTCATAACCGTCAAGTTCTGCCCAAAGTTACAATTGGGGCTACAACCCTTGGAACTTGGCTGGATCTGAACTTAATATCAAAGGGGAAAACTTATTGGTCTGTGGGTTATATTGCTCATCGTCGcttgatttttggtacgaaGACTCTATGGATGACCTTGGAGgcatttcctctttcttttctcgCTTTTCAGGCTATTAATTTCTGTTATTTGTGTGCCAATAAAGTATAGTCTCTGGATTGTAGGTTGAAGAAGTATGAATATGCTGGGTTCGATCTAGAATACGAAATTATTCATCAGAGGATAGATGAACAGATACAGAGGCGCACGCCACAATCAACTAATATACATTACGACGTTTTGTGTAAATCATTCTTTTCTGGTTGATTCATAATTGTAATAGATGCTATCCTAAATTTTGTAAGGAGATAACTGTAAATCTAATTTTGTAATGTGATCAATACAGGGGAACCCGATGAATGATTGTGGATACCCTATACAAGGGGAATCCTGATAACTTGTAAGAGCTGGTGTTGCCTTTGATCAGTTTTCTAACACAAGTGCATAAACATGGTTTATTGCATGTACTGGATAACTTGCATTTGCTGAATATAACTGCATGCACATGAATGTTATCGGGCTTGAATCCGAGACAAAAGATAACAGAAATACTTTCCAACGATGGAATGCTTTGTTCCCGAATCAAACATCGACTTATGAACAGAAACTGAGAAACACCATGAAAGATGGTACTACATTTGAAGACTCTTATCTGTTGGGGTTTGACTAGCAGGAACTGAACGCCGAAAAACATATAAAGTAGGGCAAGAGTGCTTATCTAATAATACTGAAATATATTAAGTGTGGAGAAGGGTGGGTATTTtgagtgagtaattttttttgggaagttgGGAAGATAAACATAAATtgtactttttaatttttgtttgttttttaatccTATGTCAATAAGCAATTGTTAATGTTCATCAGACTAACGCACAATTGTAGAG carries:
- the LOC131320647 gene encoding glycerol-3-phosphate dehydrogenase [NAD(+)] 2, chloroplastic-like isoform X1, with protein sequence MPAMVEPPFSNPLFSSKITHNLKSVHCSSQAPNFLPIRYNSRTTTACSCSAENVDPAPVLLPHSIVFSRNPNLSSDISNRTTKDRREVVRLAWEKLVRWSRSWRSKAKTDDVLERTNKVVVLGGGSFGTAMAAHIGNRKSHLEVNMLVRDPQICRSINEKHCNIKYFPEHKLPENVVATTDAKAALLNADFCLHAIPVQFSSSFLEGIADCVDPGLPFISLSKGLELNTLRMMSQIIPRALRNPRQPYIVLSGPSFALELMNNLPTAMVVASKDKKLAKAAQQLLASTNLRISTSRDVTGVEIAGALKNVLAIAAGIVEGMNLGNNSMAALVAQGCSEIRWLATKMGAKSTTITGLSGTGDIMLTCFVNLSRNRTVGVRLGSGENLDDILRSMNQVAEGVSTAGAVIALAQKYNVKMPVLTAVARIIDNELTPQKAVRELMSLPQSLDCRLKKYEYAGFDLEYEIIHQRIDEQIQRRTPQSTNIHYDVLCKSFFSG
- the LOC131320647 gene encoding glycerol-3-phosphate dehydrogenase [NAD(+)] 2, chloroplastic-like isoform X2, which produces MPAMVEPPFSNPLFSSKITHNLKSVHCSSQAPNFLPIRYNSRTTTACSCSAENVDPAPVLLPHSIVFSRNPNLSSDISNRTTKDRREVVRLAWEKLVRWSRSWRSKAKTDDVLERTNKVVVLGGGSFGTAMAAHIGNRKSHLEVNMLVRDPQICRSINEKHCNIKYFPEHKLPENVVATTDAKAALLNADFCLHAIPVQFSSSFLEGIADCVDPGLPFISLSKGLELNTLRMMSQIIPRALRNPRQPYIVLSGPSFALELMNNLPTAMVVASKDKKLAKAAQQLLASTNLRISTSRDVTGVEIAGALKNVLAIAAGIVEGMNLGNNSMAALVAQGCSEIRWLATKMGAKSTTITGLSGTGDIMLTCFVNLSRNRTVGVRLGSGENLDDILRSMNQVAEGVSTAGAVIALAQKYNVKMPVLTAVARIIDNELTPQKAVRELMSLPQVEEV